AATATCATCATCACCTAAGCCTCCATTTCTATTTGAAGATAAATATCCAAATTTTGTGTCTTCATCAATCACAAAAGCAAAATCATCTCTTGAGCTATTAGCTGGTTCTCCAATATTTATTATTTCGGAAATTGTTTCTGCATCTGTAACATTAGTGACAAAGATATCTAGTCCTCCTAAACCAATGTGACCATCTGATGCAAAGTACATATCACCACTAGCTGTCATAAATGGAAACGTTTCTCTTCCTGCTGTATTTATTCCTTCTCCTAAATTTCTTGGTTCACTATATGAACCATCTGAAAGAATATCTACTACCCAAATATCTGAGAGGCCTTCACTACCTGGCATATCTGATGAAAAGAATAATTTTTTCTCATCTGGACTTAACGTAGGATGTGCTGTTGAATACTCATCACTATTAAATGGCATTTCTTTAGGTGTCCCAAAATCTTTAGAATCAGAAGAACGTGTTGCTTTATATAATTTTAGCTTGTTTGTCCCTTTCTCATCTTCTCTGTAACTACCATTATTGTAATTATTTTTAGTAAAGTAAACTGTATTACCGTCTTTTGTGAAGGCTGGAGTTGATTCATGGAAAATTGAGTTGAGATTTCCTTTATACTTTTTAACTTCAGAAAGTTCACCATTCGCAGGGTTTATTGAAACCTCATATAAATCTAAAAAAGGATCTCCTGTCCATTCATAAATACGTTTTATAAAAGCTCCAGTATCTCTAGAAGAGGCAAAAACAAGTTTGTTTTCACTAAAAGCGGTTCCAAAATCTGAGTAAGTTGAATTTATAGCAGTTCTAGTAATCTCATAACTACCTGAATTATAGTTTATCTCTCTTAAATAATCTGGTTGTTCTGTAAACAGATAAGCTCTATCATCTTTAGAGCTAAAGGTGTTAAACTTCATCATCCATTTATCTGCTTCGTCATACTTCTCTAATGCTTTTAGTGATTGAGAATATCTAAAGTAATATTCAGACTCCACATCATTAGTAGCATCTTTCATTAATTCTCCATACCATTTGGCAGCATCTTCAAACTCTGCATTAAAATAATATGAATTTCCTAATCTTTTAAATAACTGAGGGCTCCTATAGCCTTCTTCAGCAACTTTCAAATATATTTTTTGTGCATCAATAAATGCATAGCGATCATATTTCTGATCTGCTTTTTCTAATTGTTTTTCTTGTGCTTGTCCTAAAACTGAAATTAAGAGAAAACAAGAAAAAAAGAGTGTATGTAGTAAAGTATTCTTCATAAGATAATGTGTTCCTTTAGACATTTTGTTTCAGATAGGTATTAAAAGAATCTAGGTGTTAACATTCTATCATAGCTTTTCTTCAATTCAAATCTTGCCATAATTTCATAACTACCGTCATTGTATTCAGATAATCTTGTTGTCTCACCATCATATCCAAAGCCAATAAACATAGAGTCTGTTACTTGAAATCCTACTAAACCACTAAATGCAGCACTCCATCTATAAGCTGCTCCTAAAGTTAGTTTTTCATAAAACATAAAGTTAGCTGTAATATCTACTTGCAAAGGAGCTCCAGCTACTACTTTACCTAAAACTGCTGGTTTAAATTTAATATCATCATTTAAATCTAAAACTAATCCTGTTATTAAATAGTAATTTAAACGTTCATCTGCTATTTCTGAAGAAGATGAGTCTATACTATTATCACTGGTATCATAATGTTCAGTTTTTAAGAAATTTGGTACACTTAAGCCTAAGTAAAATTTATCTGTGTGGTAGTATACACCAGCTCCAACTTGAGGTGCAAATCTATTATCTACATTGTTTTGAGCTGTAGGATCACTATTCTCAAAACTTAACTTTGTATAGTCTATATTTAGTAGGTGCGCTCCAGCTTTCAAACCAAAACTCAACTTTCCTCTATATGATGTGTTAATAGTGTAGCTAACAATACCGTCGAAATAAGTTTCTGTAGATGGTCCTATTTCATCATTAGTTACATTAAGACCTAATCCAACTTTACTTCTATTTAATGGTGTATGTGCCGAAATAGTTTGTGTTCTAGGTGCACCGTCTAAACCTACCCATTGACTTCTATGTAGGCCAACTATACTCATTACACCTCTAGAACCAGCATAAGCTGGATTTACACTAATAGTATTATACATGTATTGAGTGTACTGTGCATCTTGTTGCGCATTTGAGGTAAAGATACCTACACCTACAAGAAGTAGTAAAACAATGATTAGAGATTTCTTGTTCATATATTTAATATTTTATTTCGGTAGCCAATTGACTACCGAAATATTTTAAACCTTATTATCTGTTAATATATAAATAACCAGCTTTCTTATTTTCTTGTCCTGTAATACTATTAGTATACTTAAGAACATAGAAGTAAGTACCTACAGGTAATTGTCTGTCTTGCTCGATAGTTACTCTACCTTCGCTTATTCCCACAAACTTATTACCATTTTGACCGTAGCCATCTACATTATAAACTTCAACACCCCAACGGTTATAAATACTTAATGTATTATCTGGGAAGTTTTCAATTCCTCTAATTGTAAATGCATCATTTATACCATCTCCGTTTGGAGAAACACCGTTATAGATTATTAAATCATCTAATGGTTCTAAAGGTGTAACTGTTGGGTCATCTGTATTACTGTTAGGATTCGTTGGGTCATCTGAAACATCAACTACCACAACGCCTTCACCACTTTCACCTCTAGCAGTAGCAATGTTTTCAACTTGTCCAGCATCTATATCAGCTTGTGTAACTATATATATAGCTTGGAATGTCGAATCATCTATTTCGCCAATTTCTAATGTAATTGGTCCACCTGTTACAGTTACCAAGTCATCTTCAATAGATACGTCAAACAATGTAACATTACCAGTATTTTCAACTGTAAATGTATATATAATTTGATCACCTACATCTGGACCATTATCATTAACATCTACATAAGTACCAACTTTTAGTAACGTTAATGCTGGGTTTTGATCTAAAACAGTAACTGTTGAGTCATTATCATCTGCTGTATCTGGGTCATCAGATTGATTATCTGATATAACATCTCCAGCAGGGTTCATTGAATCCACAGCTGCACTATTTTCAAAAGATCCTAAATCAATATCATCTTGTGTGATGATATATGTACCAGTTATGGTATTGTTAGATTCACCTGGTTGTAAAGTTATTGGATTTCCAACTACACTTACATTCGGGTCTAAATCAACAACTGTAACATCTGTTAATTCTGAACAACCAGTATTAGTTACAATAAACATATAGTTAATAGTATCACCTGCATCTAAAATACCATTTGCATTAGTATCTTCTATTGGTAGAATATCTATTTTCTCTAATACTATGCTTGCAGGTGGCTCATAACCATCGTTATCACTAAATACGTTTTGACCAGCTATAACGGTCGTTGTCGTCGGATCTGTACCTTCAGTCATACTATAATCTACTCCATTAGAACATGTTGGTAACGTAGCTTCATCAATATCTGATGTAGCATCACCTTCTGGTAATTGAGTTGACATCCAATTACCATCTACGTCTGTAACTACTGTTGTAACATCACCATTGTTATCTGTAATTATAACTGAAACACCTTCTAAATTAGGTTCTCCTACATCTTGAACACCATTTCCATTAGTATCTTCATATACATGTCCAGATATAGTTCCTGTAGATTCTGGTAGGTAATAACCATCTTCTGTAGTTGATACCGTACCGTTGCTTGGTATTGTTACCGTTTCTGGGTCTGACCCTATCGTCGTCAATTCATATCCTGCTGGAAGCGTCGTCTCATCAACATCTACCGTAGTTGTGCCTGCAGCTACTGTAGCTGTCCAGTTTCCGTCTGCATCTGTAGTAACTACTTGAGTTGTTCCGTCTGCTTCTGTAATCACGACTTCCACTCCTGCAAGGTCTATCTCGCCCGCATCCTGTACACCATTGTTGTTGGTATCCTCGAATACGTGACCTGTTACAGTTCCGTCTGGTAGGTAATAACCATCTTCTGTAGTTGATACCGTACCATTGCTTGGTACTGTTACCGTTTCTGGATCTGAGCCTATCGTCGTCAATTCATATCCTGCTGGAAGCGTCGTCTCATCAACATCTACCGTAGTTGTGCCTGCAGCTACTGTAGCCGTCCAGTTTCCGTCTGCATCTGTAGTAACTACTTGAGTTGTTCCATCTGCTTCTGTAATCACAACATCCACTCCTGCAAGGTCTATCTCGCCCGTATCCTGTACACCATTGTTGTTGGTATCCTCGAATACGTGACCTGTTACAGTTCCGTCTGGTAGGTAATAACCATCTTCTGTAGTTGATACCGTACCATTGCTTGGTACTGTTACCGTTTCTGGATCTGAGCCTATCGTCGTCAATTCATATCCTGCTGGAAGCGTCGTCTCATCAACATCTACCGTAGTTGTGCCTGCAGCTACTGTAGCCGTCCAGTTTCCGTCTGCATCTGTAGTAACTACTTGAGTTGTTCCATCTGCTTCTGTAATCACAACATCCACTCCTGCAAGGTCTATCTCGCCCGTATCCTGTACACCATTGTTGTTGGTATCCTCGAATACGTGACCTGTTACAGTTCCGTCTGGTAGGTAATAACCATCTTCTGTAGTTGATACCGTACCATTGCTTGGTACTGTTATCGTTTCTGGATCTGAGCCTATCGTCGTCAATTCATATCCTGCTGGAAGCGTCGTCTCATCAACATCTACCGTAGTTGTGCCTGCAGCTACTGTAGCTGTCCAGTTTCCGTCTGCATCTGTAGTAACTACTTGAGTTGTTCCATCTGCTTCTGTAATCACGACTTCCACTCCTGCAAGGTCTATCTCGCCCGCATCCTGTACACCATTGTTGTTGGTATCCTCGAATACGTGACCAGTTACAGTTCCATCTGGTAGGTAATAACCATCTTCTGTAGTTGATACCGTACCGTTGCTTGGTACTGTTATCGTTTCTGGATCTGAGCCTATCGTCGTCAATTCATATCCTGCCGGAAGCGTTGTCTCATCAACATCTACCGTAGTTGTGCCTGCAGCTACTGTAGCCGTCCAGTTTCCGTCTGCATCTGTAGTAACTACTTGAGTTGTTCCGTCTGCTTCTGTAATCACGACTTCCACTCCTGCAAGGTCTATCTCGCCCGCATCCTGTACACCATTGTTGTTGGTATCCTCGAATACGTGACCAGTTACAGTTCCATCTGGTAGGTAATAACCATCTTCTGTAGTTGATACCGTACCGTTGCTTGGTACTGTTATCGTTTCTGGATCTGACCCTATCGTCGTCAATTCATATCCTGCCGGAAGCGTCGTCTCATCAACATCTACCGTAGTTGTGCCTGCAGCTACTGTAGCCGTCCAGTTTCCGTCTACATCTGTAGTCACTACTTGAGTTGTTCCGTCTGCTTCTGTAATAACGACATCCACTCCTGCAAGGTCAATCTCGCCAGTATCCTGTACACCATTGTTGTTGGTGTCCTCGAATACGTGACCAGTTACAGTTCCGTCTGGTAGGTAATAACCATCTTCTGTACTACCTGTAGAAGTACCTGCAATTGCAATTACTGTTTCTGGGTCTGAGCCTA
This region of Croceibacter atlanticus HTCC2559 genomic DNA includes:
- a CDS encoding OmpA family protein translates to MKNTLLHTLFFSCFLLISVLGQAQEKQLEKADQKYDRYAFIDAQKIYLKVAEEGYRSPQLFKRLGNSYYFNAEFEDAAKWYGELMKDATNDVESEYYFRYSQSLKALEKYDEADKWMMKFNTFSSKDDRAYLFTEQPDYLREINYNSGSYEITRTAINSTYSDFGTAFSENKLVFASSRDTGAFIKRIYEWTGDPFLDLYEVSINPANGELSEVKKYKGNLNSIFHESTPAFTKDGNTVYFTKNNYNNGSYREDEKGTNKLKLYKATRSSDSKDFGTPKEMPFNSDEYSTAHPTLSPDEKKLFFSSDMPGSEGLSDIWVVDILSDGSYSEPRNLGEGINTAGRETFPFMTASGDMYFASDGHIGLGGLDIFVTNVTDAETISEIINIGEPANSSRDDFAFVIDEDTKFGYLSSNRNGGLGDDDIYRFKQLKEHKLFCEVIVMGVVVDKDSGQLIPGAKVSLVDGNNNVIKSLTVGDRANYAFVTECETQYFLRATKEDYIGDEKLFTTPTESQMVELDLMLEKEIVKAEVGDDIGKLLKLEPIYFDFDKHNIRPDAAVELAKVIAVMNEYPEMKIDVRSHTDSRGKDDYNMRLSERRNKSTINYIVERGGISRDRLTGRGYGESELINECANGIPCSREKHELNRRSEFRIVQISEE
- a CDS encoding PorP/SprF family type IX secretion system membrane protein; its protein translation is MNKKSLIIVLLLLVGVGIFTSNAQQDAQYTQYMYNTISVNPAYAGSRGVMSIVGLHRSQWVGLDGAPRTQTISAHTPLNRSKVGLGLNVTNDEIGPSTETYFDGIVSYTINTSYRGKLSFGLKAGAHLLNIDYTKLSFENSDPTAQNNVDNRFAPQVGAGVYYHTDKFYLGLSVPNFLKTEHYDTSDNSIDSSSSEIADERLNYYLITGLVLDLNDDIKFKPAVLGKVVAGAPLQVDITANFMFYEKLTLGAAYRWSAAFSGLVGFQVTDSMFIGFGYDGETTRLSEYNDGSYEIMARFELKKSYDRMLTPRFF
- a CDS encoding SdrD B-like domain-containing protein, which translates into the protein MDGNIQTVMTDANGNWTATVVEGDATVDVDETTLEDGSVLTTAGSDPETVLVTAGDTTATTDDGYISDGVITGTVYNDENGNGIQDAGELGLPGVDVVITDVNNVEQTVTTDANGDWTATVPAGDTVIDVDETTLEDGSVLTTASSDPETVLVTAGDTTATTDDGYNVPVNTGTLSGVVFNDENNNGIQDAGELGLPGVDVVITDMDGNIQTVMTDANGNWTATVVEGDATVDVDETTLEDGSVLTTAGSDPETVLVTAGDTTATTDDGYISDGVITGTVYNDENGNGIQDAGELGLPGVDVVITDVNNVEQTVTTDANGDWTATVPAGDTVIDVDETTLEDGSVLTTAGSDPETVLVTAGDTTATTDDGYNVPVNTGTLSGVVFNDENNNGIQDAGELGLPGVDVVITDMDGNIQTVVTDANGNWTATVVEGDATVDVDETTLEDGSVLTTAGSDPETVTVIADENTATTDDGYTFTATVFGHVFEDTNNNGIQDAGEIDLAGVDVIITDSTGTTFTVTTNGMGNWVALVTAGSTMIDVDESSLPDGYILTTIGSDPETVIAIAGTSTGSTEDGYYLPDGTVTGHVFEDTNNNGVQDTGEIDLAGVDVVITEADGTTQVVTTDVDGNWTATVAAGTTTVDVDETTLPAGYELTTIGSDPETITVPSNGTVSTTEDGYYLPDGTVTGHVFEDTNNNGVQDAGEIDLAGVEVVITEADGTTQVVTTDADGNWTATVAAGTTTVDVDETTLPAGYELTTIGSDPETITVPSNGTVSTTEDGYYLPDGTVTGHVFEDTNNNGVQDAGEIDLAGVEVVITEADGTTQVVTTDADGNWTATVAAGTTTVDVDETTLPAGYELTTIGSDPETITVPSNGTVSTTEDGYYLPDGTVTGHVFEDTNNNGVQDTGEIDLAGVDVVITEADGTTQVVTTDADGNWTATVAAGTTTVDVDETTLPAGYELTTIGSDPETVTVPSNGTVSTTEDGYYLPDGTVTGHVFEDTNNNGVQDTGEIDLAGVDVVITEADGTTQVVTTDADGNWTATVAAGTTTVDVDETTLPAGYELTTIGSDPETVTVPSNGTVSTTEDGYYLPDGTVTGHVFEDTNNNGVQDAGEIDLAGVEVVITEADGTTQVVTTDADGNWTATVAAGTTTVDVDETTLPAGYELTTIGSDPETVTIPSNGTVSTTEDGYYLPESTGTISGHVYEDTNGNGVQDVGEPNLEGVSVIITDNNGDVTTVVTDVDGNWMSTQLPEGDATSDIDEATLPTCSNGVDYSMTEGTDPTTTTVIAGQNVFSDNDGYEPPASIVLEKIDILPIEDTNANGILDAGDTINYMFIVTNTGCSELTDVTVVDLDPNVSVVGNPITLQPGESNNTITGTYIITQDDIDLGSFENSAAVDSMNPAGDVISDNQSDDPDTADDNDSTVTVLDQNPALTLLKVGTYVDVNDNGPDVGDQIIYTFTVENTGNVTLFDVSIEDDLVTVTGGPITLEIGEIDDSTFQAIYIVTQADIDAGQVENIATARGESGEGVVVVDVSDDPTNPNSNTDDPTVTPLEPLDDLIIYNGVSPNGDGINDAFTIRGIENFPDNTLSIYNRWGVEVYNVDGYGQNGNKFVGISEGRVTIEQDRQLPVGTYFYVLKYTNSITGQENKKAGYLYINR